The sequence below is a genomic window from Xiphophorus maculatus strain JP 163 A chromosome 10, X_maculatus-5.0-male, whole genome shotgun sequence.
aactcttcaaagagttattgtagttTGTAATGGTGGTCAAGAAGGATAATGTGTTGCCGTCGGTATTACAGCATTTACAgattaatattattgaaatatttgtctGAAGCATTCGAGTTCCATTCTGCAGTGTTGGAGATCAGCTTCTGATTGAAGAACAATTACAAGTCAATTAACGTTTTGATCTATAAAAGATTGTTTGATGTTAAAAAGGTAATTACCTAGTATTTACAGGTTTCAAAgtacatattaaaacattttaaatctacaCACCTGTTATTGATATACTCTTGCATTTCTATATGAATAGTTACATTAAATAACCTTGCCTCGCTATcaattaagttattttattccACCACTTTATTAAAGTCTTTCTTTCATACAActttcttttattgttgtttttagcgAACTCGTTAAAATCAGATCAATGTCATTTAGTTCTGTGTCTGATTAAGTTTAGTTCTTCTTATtggcaggtgtgtgtctggttgTTTATGTGGTGGCTTTCGGACGGGTTCGTCCAAGGTGGCAGTGATGCCAGAACCGCCACTGTCTGTAGTTTGCCCATACCACTCAGGCACTGAACTAGTGCCTACGTAGAACTATGGCAGTCTGCTCCTCAGGAGGGCAGGGCAAGCTTTGAAGGGGAAAAAGGGCGTCACTGCCCTTTGCCCCGACTCTATTCACTTCAGGAAAAGTTtaatacccccccccccccccacacacacacacacacatctcctCAAGGAAATTGAGGATTTTCATTCGTATTCTGGTTGATGAAGGCGTCGTGTTTTAACGCTTAATTCAATTCGAGAGTGAAAAACGTGGGACAAAGCGACAGGTAGGCAGGGCTACGACGACCCCAGCCGAGCCTGGTCGGACTTGGCTGGAGAGTTTCATAgacaggaggagaggaggagaaaagttACTCACCCGAACCAGGTTGCTAACGGCCGCCTGCACGGCGGCCACCGGCGCGGACAGATCTGGGATAGCCTTCCCGTCAACTTCACCTTCCTCGTGCATTATCACCAGATGGGATATCTGCTGAGCCACCGGCTCCAGGATACTTTCTATCGTCTTCGTGTGGAAAACCGGCATTTTGACAGTTTTCAATCTCTATCCGATAAGAACGTCCAACAACTTAGGGCAGTTTTCCCCCCCACAACAACAAGTCCTGCGAGAAAAAGCAGCTAAATCCGCAGCCAACCGCCTTTCTTTCAGCCAGAGCACAGCGTGAAGACTTCAACTACTCCTGTAAACCCATCaacgcaaagaaaaaaaaactcccgaATTTAGCGTCATTCTACCATCCGACCAATCAGAGAGCGAGTAGAAAGGGAATTTCGTGTCCGATTGGTCAACTGTACTGTCGCTTAATGTTACGACCTCCCACTCCCACACCGTCGAGTTTGCTAGCTTCAGTTCCAAGTGCTCCCTAAATTACGTAATAGATCCGTATGTCCTAAAAGGGAAATATGTGTCTCCTGAAGCATTCCTCCCCCTGTACACTGAATAATCAGTAAAGTTTAAGTTTGGTACTGCGACCGCAGAAGTACAAGCTATGACTCACAGGAAATTACATCTCAATAAGAGAGGTGAGATCACATTAATCATAAATTTATGATCACGATCACCTAATAATGACACGCATTATGATTTCTCATATGCCTTTACATGATAAAGGAGGATGATTTAGTCATTGTTGCTACTCTTGTTGGTAATTGCACTACATTGCAGAATTATTCAaactcttgaactttttccacatttcatcaCGTTACAACTGCAAACTTTACTTAAATTTACTTGGATTTTATATGCCACACCATCAGATAGTATTGATATGTTAGAGAGGAAAccctttacaaataaaaatctgaacgtTGTGGCGTGCttaattcatccatccatgacAGAGTGCAAATTCCATGCAGAAAGAGCTCAGGTCGGGATTCGAACCCATGACCTTCTTATCTCAAGGCAGCAGTGTTGTGCATAATTCAATTCAGCACAGTGCAGTTCAGTTCAAAATTACTTCTATCATCCCAAAGGCAAATTAAATGCTATATCTTGAAATCCAGTGCAATCCACAGATTTCACTACTCACCCTATTAGTAAAAAATAGTCAACCtgtatgtaatttaatctcagtagtTGTGCAGAAATTTAAAGCAGTAATAAAGGGAACATAAGAGTACTAATCAGAAAGCCAGCCATGGGGTCTGATGGACTAATCAGGTCTGTGGTATGCAAACAAAGTGAAATATggtgcagggtttcccccagaaaacctgctaagccgGTGCTCCGGGCACTAGGGCAGTAATCTAGCCAgccgccatgtttttgagttaaaaaatgtttaaagttgacagcaaatttgaaaatatcacctgATAGTTATGCATTATTGGAAGACTGGGAAATTAATACCTAAATGCCAACTATAAAGCcttaaagaaatgcaataaataagtaatcaaaaattaaataaacaatgccTAGCCTGGTGGggacacaagtaaagcctggtggcctgccaagCTTATAATACAGTATGGAGAAACCCTGTGGTGATGGTAGCATTATGATGAGGCCAGAGCTGATGGCAAGATAGAGGAAATTTCATACAgagcaatcctggaagaaatcCTGTGAAAGACTCAGACTTCTGTTTCCAGTCAAATAACAACCTTAAATGTGCAGCCAGACCTACaacagtttgaataaaaaataaaacacattcatgtgTGAGAATGAcccagtaaaaacacaaacctaaaTCTAATTTTGAATCCATGGCAAAACTTGACAGTTGATGTTCACAAATGCTCTATATCAAACGCAAATGAGCCTTAGCTGTTCTACAAAGAAGAATTTACAAAACTTTAACcctctatatttatatttctaaagaaacatatgttttttaaatgttgcatttaggAGTCAGATTGCATTGGGCTGTCACATACAATTAAAAGCAACATCTACAAGTCTGAAGttgtaacattacaaaatttggggaaaaaaactatgtGTGTCTCAGATGTCTATACAACAAAGACAGTAGCactcaaaatttttaaaaccatcTCTGCCAGTGGCCCAACATGCTATATTATCTTCTCAATTCCTTTTCTGTCCCAACCTCCTGaagcaaaacacatttcaagatTGAAAACCAGCTGCCAAGCAAACCAGCTAAGGAATTCCCACAGAATCCCAGGAGGGCCTGCAAGGCAGCAGCCCATTGCCTAAAAAGGAAGAGtccaaaaagaaagaatcaaGGAAGTTACTCTGCTTGAACCCTGTGTAAACACAAAGGGAGCTGATATGAGTTCCTTTTACACAGGAGGTTATTCAAAATATCAAAGAAGAGCTCCAAAATTCTCccacactttgaaaaaaaaaaactttttctatcTTTATTATACCctgataaaattacatttaacacacacaaaaaaaaatatacacaagCCTCTTCAGTGAAATGGTCTGTCTGGCAGAGTTCGTCCTGAATATAGACATCAAAGGTGTCCTGCTGTTTCCTCGGTTCTCCAGTTGCTGACTAGGCCACTTCTTGAGTCCATATTGGAATGTGCAGGGCTGGTCAAGATGGGTGGTCTGCAACCTACCATACTGTCCCTTAATGTCCTGCTGAGAAGACAATGTGACCGGCTTCAGCCAGAACTGTGCCTGTGtaaggtgggggggggggggcgggttgttgttgtattttttaaatcagaagaGGTGAAACTGTTTTGAAGggtttttgaaaactttaaagcataattttaaaaacatataaccCATATGATGGCTATTACatgtaataatgaaaataaaagagcaaagtTAATTTCCAAGTACTGTGGAATACTGCTTCTTACCACTGCAGTCATAATGTGGTGTTGAATGCGGTTCTGGtgggttgtttgtttgttcaccTCTGCGAGCCGTTTGCGCCATCTtgtggtttaaaaatgtatatgcaGGCCGTCAAAAAAAGTGTGTTCAATCTTAAAATCTGGACAGGCTATTCCTTTTTACAGTGTTCTATAAAAAGAAGCAAGCAAAAGACAAATATGtgcaataaacattaatgtcaaTGGAGATAACGCAGGTTTTAAACACACCATAAAATACCGTACTGTGTCACtatattatattttctttaccaGTAGCGCCCTCTACATTTGCTGGTACTATTTTACTCATGTTTTGGTCTGAAAGACCCAGTGATGAGATATGTTCATTTTCTGGCAAAAGCAAACATATTTGTTCATTGAAATTGTCCTGCtagtttaaaatgtcaataatgtCGTGCAGTCTGACAAGAAGCAGGGGATCTTTTGAAGGAAAACTGGCCCACAGCATGCCAAATCCTCCACCATACTTCACAATGAGCATGAGGAGCTCTTCCACTCATTCATCTGTTGTTTCATgcttgaagtatttttttttttctgacaagtTCAAGCTAAGTCATTTCTGATCAAATCTAATTGTTCCAGTTAATATTCCAGTAGAGTGTAACTAACTCTATATGTGTACTTTATATCAGTAGAATATAAAGGTACTCCTAAATAAACATaggttaattaattttccattttatctgggtttacatatgtttaaaaatatttatccaaaaatccatacccacacacactcatatgCGTTAGTTTCAATTTACATATACACATTAGTGCTATCTCTCACCCATATTTCTATatcttgtgaaaatgacctccttatatttcctttaaattgtattaaattttgaCCTTGTTTTAACTCCTCATTTAATTTGTTCCATAATTTTACACCatgaattaaaatacaaaagccCTTTCTTGTTGTGCGTATACTACGAACCCTTAAATTTGAGTAACCCTTTAAGCTCTTCAAATTTAAGAATTGTAGATcttaagaaatgaaaaaaaaaaagaaaactcatgAAAACTGACATCACGGAAGATTCTAATGGCTCGTTTCTGTAGGATACTCAGTGGTTGTAATAAgcttttgtaattaatttcccACACCTCTgaacaataaatttttttactcACATAAAGCTAAACCAATATCAACAAGCAGTGGGGTTAGCTGGgaggagaaaggagagaaatTAACACAGAACTTTGAAAACACTGCAGTGAACATCGGGgagcaacaaaacagaacatgatCATTGAGTAGGGATCTGGAACTCcagttctgcaaaaaaaaaacttagatgCATTTCTGCTCTCACAAACCTGAATCAAATAGATGAAATCCCTAATCAACAGGTCACCAAGTTCTGCAGAGGTCTCAGCATGAGCCATTAATTTGATTTAGGTGTGTTCCAACAGGGACACAtttaaaggttgcaggactgtGCCAATCAGGGACCAGAGTTGGAGTTGGAGCTCCCCCCAACAGAACAAGAATAAACCCAGAGACAATGAAAGCCAAAGTCAATAAGAATCATGACAAAGTGAAGATCTTTTTCAAACAGTACTCAGTGTTGATGAGCAAATACTCTAGGGAAAGAATTTTTCCTGGCCCACTTGTTTGTATTTCATCACTGAAGACAATGAGCACTTCAGTAACGCCAACGGGTTTTCCATTTGTGCAGTCTGATCTGCTCCTGACCACAACCTCAGCTTTCTAAATACAGTTGAATTGCAATGTGGTGCCTCACTGTGAGAGGAAGCCACATGTGATTACATTGTGAACAAATAAGGTCTCAGAGAATGAAATAGCTACTTGTTTAAGAGAGTCTTAATGGCTAAAACTAAAGAGCTGGGTTAAAActatatttctgatttttaatttagattGGTGACATATCAGTCGTTATATtcacaaaatgttcaatttaattGGTACAGAAAGGGAAGGACTTTGCTTAAACAGACATGTAAACGTGAagtaaaaagcagaaattaaagcGTAAATAAACACAGTAACCAACCAATAAACTAAACACACCTACAAAAAGAAGgatgtgaagaaaaatgatcTCTGGAAGGCTTACAGaggaacacacacagagaaggtatgtccattttaatttgttttcttttcaacgCCCTCCAGCGCATGGAGGAAGTTAAATGTGAtgttgtaaaaaatgaaaaaaaggtaaattcaTTTTTGGGAAACAGTCTCACATTATGAACTAGCTTTACAAAATTGGTGCCATAATTACTCAgacatttctataaaataaaggtaactaagtatattttttgtattatttttttactcttttaggTTGATGAAGCTGCCTAGGAACATAATCCTGTTTAtttggctgcacagtggagcagtttTAAGCCCTGTTGCCTCAGAGAAAGAAGGCAGTCGGTTCAAGTTTCAGAAGGGACTTTCTGCAAGAAATTTGCACATTCTCCTTGTGAATGCATGGcctctctctgggtactctggctttcACCCTTTATGCACCTCATGTGTGTACCTCACCCTCTAATCCATTATCTGCTGGAGACAGGGCAGAAATTTGAGAAGAGCACCTTCTTCATGTTTCCTGTGTGAATAGGAAGAGAAATACTCAGTTTCTCTTCTTACAAAAAGGGAAAGACAAGAAAGCATGACATTCAATGAAAGGCAGAGGTGAGACAATAACCTGCCTCTTTTGGTTTTAAGAGGAAAATAGCTTCACACTGAAGTATTCCTGTATTTACAGTCTGAACAACAGATGCCTTAATTAACTGGCagaagatgttttattattattattattattattattattattattattattattagtagtagtagtagtagtagtagtagtagtagtagtagtagtagtattgcctgaacacacacagtcaggaagaagaaaaaagcaaaataaacaaaaatttccAACCAAGTAAAACTCCAATATCACCACTATCCAAAATATGCACCTTAATCTTTTTCTCCCACTTCTTTAACTACACTTATTAATAttgttgaatacaaatgccCTTTTTCAGTCATGAATATGCAAGCTACAAATTTACACAAGAATAACGCCATAATCTGGGATTTCTTCCAAATGTTGTCATTAATAGGTTGCCATTTTGAGTGTGTTGTTTTGCTTTACATGGCCTTCTGTTTTCATCGCTAGTGAGCAAATATGTGCACATGAACATCCCAAAGTACAAAGATCATTATTCCCTGCTGAGAGGCAGCCTGCTAGCTTTGCTTCTGTGAACATGTAGGCGGATGCTTGCACGTTGTTCCACTGTAAACCAATAGCGTTCATCTGTGGTGCTCAGAGAAGCAGTAAACCATTTGTTCAAAGACCACATGAGGGCAGTAACGTATGCAAATAGAGGGATTTCTGGAGCTTCTTGAAagataaattcacaaaaaaaatttaaactacGGAAACATGCAATTTTTCCATGCAACGGAGTAATTTTCTAGTATGGGTTGAAAAGATTTGTGTTGCTGTAGGAGGTTTGTGTTGACACACACGGTATAAAGACACTTGCTGTTTCTAAAAGGTTATCTTCCAGGATTGGCCtccatttatttccatccatgGCTCAACTTCAATCCtttgcagaagaaaagcatcccgCCTTCATGTTTCACTAGGGAAATATCACATTCAGACAATGCAGGTACTTTCCCAGAACAGATTCCATTTTAAATGTAgaccaaaaatgtaaatttctctACATGATTTGAAGAAGTGAACTAGACTTGTTATGGCTTACTTTCTTCTTGCCAAACTTTTATACAGGGCAGATTTGTGGCGCAAAGAAATACTAGTTGTTCTGGCATTGAACTCTCCAACCTAAGctttggatctctgcagctcatccaggcGCTACCATGGGCCTCTTGACTGAATAATACCCATCAGACCAAGTATTTGCACACTGAACAAAATGCTCAGTGTTGGCTTAATTTAAATCTATATAAATCCACTTTCCCTGACATATGTGACTGACAGGATCAGAATGACTGAATTAGCTAGGATAGACATCTTTTCTCACTTTTACAGAAACTTTTAAAGCATCCAATGTTCTTCTAGCTCatgtaaataacattaaaaaaaaacaagaatcacTGTCTCCCAAATTTCTACTCTAAATGTGTTCGATAAGCAAAGTTGGTAGGCTAAAAGGACCAACTCCCACAAAGTTATGCAGCCATTTATATCCTTTCTAATTGAATCCACATAtagattaaatattaattgttctcttaacatttttaaaaaggatcCAGTCTTGAGGGGCATCCTGTAGCTTTGAAATGCCCCAGAATCTTCATCAGCTTCATGGTGACTTTATCTGCTTGCCATTCGCCACTTGACTGATCGtcatgatgaaaatatttttagcaaagCTTTCAGTGTCCGGATAGGCCACGACAGTGAGACCAGATTCATAAAGGGAAGCTCCTGGAACTGAATTCAGCTGCTATAAATATCCTTCGTCAAACTTATTTATCCTGTAATGATGCCAAACTGACAGATGCAAAAAGTTCTGATTGAAGTATCACTGCCAGCAAGTTGAAAGCAAAGATTCTAACAAAGAAACATAAATGCAACGTAAAGTATTGCCTCCAGATGGCTTTGTCATGCTCCTAATTAATTTGGCTGTTAAATCCACTGCAGGGACTCTTGTTGGGATGCAAAACCCGATTATATAAGATCCTTCACTCTTATCTGTTTCCAGGAACTCTTTTAATGGGAAACACAGCACAAGAACACCAATTACAGTCATATTTTGTCAACTGTTACGCAATAAGAGAGCaggagcatttttaaaatttcagtgcAAGTGAACATTTCTAAAACTCAGTATTGCCATTGTTCTTTTATGACCTACAGTAGAATTTAACTCTGATTGTGCTGAAAAACCTTCAAgagcagatcatttttaaagaaaagttttgttttggctAAATTGTGTTGAACATAGCAATATATTTATGGGCCAACATTATTTCATGTTTCAGCAGAAATGACTTCTTGGTCATTTAGTGTACAATAGCTGCTGGAGTTTCATATGCCCTGGTAAGATGGGTTCACTTGATCAGTATTTCAAAGTCATGgatttaaatgtcacattatgttgtagaaatgtacattttaaaataaccatGTCAATTTTAAAACCCAATCAGTTTTAAAAGTCTCTAGAAAATTTTAGAATTTGGACGTCTGcacaacattttgaatttatatttcttataaaGGGTTTTTGTAAAACTAAGTAAAGTTCTCAATATGGTTTAAGTTGTGTGTTTGGTGCTTTTGGGGTGTCAAGCAATTCAAGCAGGATTTCTAGCAGAATGGAAATGTTAGACAAATAAATAGGTTTAATGTACGGACTGGCAGACCAAGGAATGTCTTTAATATGTTCTCCTAAACATATTAAATCTAATATTAAATTTAAGCCTAGATCTAACTGAGAATCTGCAGCAATATGTTCTCGATAAAATATGACTCTTTTTGTAACTGCACTTTGTGCAGTGAAACTGCGAGTGAAACTCTTTGTTTCACTGCGATGTGGTTCTGTTATGAATTCAGGGCACTAAGTGGACAATCTGCGGTGTGAAAATGTCACAGTCTGATGACATTTGGTGCgttatgaaaatataaaccactttttgtgtttaattctgGTACAGCCTCTGGAcgtgaaaaattaaacaaatggcaatttttcacaattaattaaattatgagACCAGTCGAGCATGGAGCAGACTTTTAattgcttcttctttttgaaGGTTTGACAGTGTGGTAATGTTCAGAGCTTAGCGTGACCACACACTGTTTGCCTGAATTCAGTAATCGGGCTTCTCATTCCTCATTCTTAtaataaatttaatataaaatgccTTGCAAAGTGAGTGAATGAAATAATTCCTTGTTCTCTTTTACAAAACAGTTCAggttcagtcagactggattCTACTAGCAGTATTTGTTcagggttgttgtcctgctggaaagcAAACCTCCACCTATGCAGACTCACGTCTTGAGCAAcctcttctatttttttatttttacaaaattgccCTGATTTTAGCTTCATCTATTTTCCCGATCAACGATGACCAACTTCCCTTTCCATGTTGAAGAGAACAacccccacagcatgatgctgccaccaccacattTCACAATGGGGGATTGTATCTTTAAGGTGAAATGttagttttcctccacacaCTGCATGCCACATGCTGTCAAAAACACTTCAATCCTggtgctttgttttgttgtgtcaCCTAAATGATTTGTGGCAGGATGCAGACATGCGTGTGGATTTATTGATcaaaatttcttcaaaatttaatTTGAGTGCATGACGTCTTGTCAACAGACCATGAGTTGAGTGGAGTTTACAAGGGGGTGGACTTGGTCCACTTCCCAAAAtaccaatgaaatacattgaagtttgtgactgtagcatgacaaaatgtgacaaagtttgAAGGGTATGAAGACTTTAGCAAGGCGATATTTGCCACTGAGAAAATATGACCCAGAATAAATTGGCATGCATCAGTTTCTGCTACTATTTATCCACGTAAACACGTCCTTCATATTGTTTATCGTTCCTTCTTGCATTCAGTGaggataaattatttaattaagttCTTCTCCTTCGTATCGTTCACAGTTTTGCACAATTGCATGTAGAAAACTGCCCCCCTCTGTGTTTATTGTTAACTCATTCCTCTCCTACCTActtcttttttccctctgtctctctttctctctcctcctccactactctcagtttctttctttccttttgctCACTCTGGTCCCTTCCtcctcttgctctctctctccccccacTCCTGCACATCTCTGTCACACAATTGCAGACTCGCAGCGGCTCTCCCCCCTGAGCATCATCTCCACCATCGGAGATCCTCCTCGTGTCTGTGTTCTGCCGGGTGGACGCACGCCCCACAGTCACCATTTCTGCCCCGGAGAGCTCCAGGCTGGCAGCGCAGCCCCTTCCCAGGCTGAGCATCGGGCGGAAGACCCTGGTGGCAGCTGCAGTGGGGGTCAtgctggtcctggtcctggtggTCCTCATCCCTGTGCTCGTCAGCTCTGTGGGTGCTGGTGGCACAGATGACAGCGCGAGCCACTATGAGATGTTGGGTACTTGCCGGATGGTGTGTGACCCCTTCCCCAGCACGGGCACCACAGGAACGGGAATCCACACGGACACATCAACCAGTGGCTTCCTGGTGGACAATGAGGAAGACCTAAGCGATCACAGCATCGGCCCTTCACTGCCTACGTACAGCACAAATGGCCCACAGGGAAAACCAGGACGTCCGGGCAAACCTGGACCTCCAGGACCTCCTGGAGAACCGGGTCCACCGGGCCCAAGGGGGCCACCGGGGGACAGCGGAGACATAGTTCGGACGGGGATCCTCGGAGCGGTTAGCACAACCACCTACAACACCACACCTCGAGTGGCGTTTTACGCAGGACTACGAAACCCCCAAGAAGGCTATGACATTTTGCGATTCGATGATGTGGTGACTAACATCGGGGGGAACTACGAGGGTGCGACGGGCAAGTTCACCTGTAAGATTCCAGGGACCTACTTTTTCATCTACAACGTGTTGATGAGAGGAGGAGACGGCACCAGTATGTGGGCTGACCTGATCAAAAACAATCAGGTGGGTGATGCTTTTGACACGTTCTGTGAAATGGCAAAGGTGTAGCTTCTTTAAAACCATAAGGATTCATTTTTACCACATAGTTAATCAATTATCATCTATtggcagtaaataaataaataaatatttcttgtttttttcatgcTCAGAAACATGCCTGTCacaaattcaacatttaatttccctctgtgatcaataaagtgtttctgaattgaattgacTTGAATAACTGAGTGAAAACTGTAACATTTGCctcatattttaacatttgcttgtccatttacttaaaataactGTTCTAGATATCTTAATCTCTTTTATGGATATATATTTCCTCACTCAGCTTTTCTTATCTTAATAAATCTTTGCTTCCCTTTGTAGAACTGCAATATAGAACAACGAAAGAAATCATTAAATTCCTCAGTATCTTAATATTTTTGAGCATCTTTAATTATCTAAAATATCCCaatctttctatttttagtGACATTTATGAACCCTCTAATTAACATTATCCCATTTAGATTTTAGCTCCATAACTTCACCTGTAGATCTTTATGTTGTGGACTTATAAATATGGTAACTGCAACTATTAGTTTAACtactctgcaaaaaaaattggTGCCAAGAATAGAAAGTTAAGTACTCTTTTAATGCAGCAATATTTAGGATTGTACAAGTGTTTTTTAcaacaataaacacaataatGGTCAAAGTTTTAGGTTAAGGTGTAACCGGTGATGCATGATGCTTACTTTGACGAACAGATTAAtgattgaaatgtttaatttgccAGTTACACCAGTTATTACTTGTTAATTGATATTCCAAAGTTCTTTGTGTGAACAGCCCTTTCTGCTTCGTCTCACCTGGAGATCTGTTAGGTTTATGCACAGCTTCCTCAATATCTTGTTACTTGAGCATCTTTCCTTtcagtctaaaaacaaaaataaatttttttagtGCCTTTACAACCATAAAGCATGTTCCAGAATAATATATTCATAGTAACAGTCAAAATGTCAGTGAAAATCAGTAGTGGTTTTTGATATGGGTGATGTGGCTCACTGCCCAGGCCTCTATTCCATCAGGGGCGAAAGCAGTACttgcaataaagaaaaaaacgtaTCTGTTAGTTGAGTCCCGaatgtgttttctgttgcttattTGCAGGTCTGGTAAAGGAGAGTTGTTCACCACCCTGTATTATGTGTATTGTGTAAGCACTATAAGAAAACACAGCCACAGGTGGCTGATAATGCTGGAATTGATGTTTCATTCATAGATTCCTCAGCAGCACTAAGGAATCTAGATTATATTTGAAGTTCTCTAGTAAAATGTAAGATAGCTTGAGTTTTCTGACTTGACCTGAATGTTCTGTGCTGAAGAGAGGGTATCTAAGACAAAGTCTgagatttaagaaatatttctattttactttggtaaaacaaaacaatgcagaaTGAGCCAAATCCAGCCAAAAGCAGCTGAAATCTGTGAATACTTGAGAGCccctttaaaaatacttaactgcctattttaatagcttAAACACGAAGTATATCTAAATATGGAGTAATGCAGACAATGAAAACCGTTTTGGCATTatcacagaagctaacatctgcAGTCTGCCTTATTTCCACTCTTGGGGTTACAGTCAATCACtgccaaggaaaatgaatggtcctcctggattggctgctttgcaaaggCCAGCCAGCAGCATGTCAAGCGGCATCGTGCCAAGTTGTTCAAACTtctcaaactgcattttcttaCAACTATTTTGGATGGTTTACAAACAATTTGCAAATAGGCAGATTTTCTGCAAGTAACTTGAAGTCATGAATCCACAAAATGAATCCACTATTTTACACTATCACATTCATATAAAATAATGTCTTTTGAATAGCT
It includes:
- the LOC102228412 gene encoding C1q-related factor-like, which produces MLVLVLVVLIPVLVSSVGAGGTDDSASHYEMLGTCRMVCDPFPSTGTTGTGIHTDTSTSGFLVDNEEDLSDHSIGPSLPTYSTNGPQGKPGRPGKPGPPGPPGEPGPPGPRGPPGDSGDIVRTGILGAVSTTTYNTTPRVAFYAGLRNPQEGYDILRFDDVVTNIGGNYEGATGKFTCKIPGTYFFIYNVLMRGGDGTSMWADLIKNNQVRASAIAQDQDQSYDYASNSVILHLDAGDEVFIKLDGGKAHGGNSNKYSTFSGFILYAD